From Nitrospirota bacterium, the proteins below share one genomic window:
- a CDS encoding phenylalanine--tRNA ligase subunit alpha, with the protein MATSPLIKLLESLHPLESKVLLSFQQGEPLTAIALLKASGLDESRLDMASGWLQSKGLLEVKDESVTSLVSLTETGTEFLEKGTPEMRIINALREGKQFTVKDIIQTWGMDPSEVSSAVGALKEAKVVQVAQGGVLVLVVGADISVYEFFTGLIMTVAGKELRDLTSFSEGQQAALTANFHKRGKGKGIFRINEKKNRTYDLTNDGQELLRLIRERGVVAEEASMLTPEMLKLRTWKNKKFRAYNIALNPPRQSIGRKHPYKEFLDFVKYKFVGMGFEEMRGPLVENEFWDMDALYMPQFHPARNIHDVYFVKEPVACREIEAPFGRNVATAHKNGGKTGSTGWRYPFDIERAKRLILRSQGTAVSARTLASGPKVPGKYFSIARCFRYDSVDATHAPDFYQVEGIVLGEDINFKALLGLLKLFGQEIARAGEFQFRPAYFPFTEPSVELHVKHPELGWMELGGAGIFRPEVTRPLGVNVPVIAWGLGLDRMAMVALGIKDIRDLFSRDLDFIRTKKIQLG; encoded by the coding sequence ATGGCGACATCACCCCTCATTAAACTGCTCGAAAGTCTCCACCCGCTTGAAAGCAAGGTGCTTCTCTCGTTTCAGCAGGGAGAACCTCTGACTGCAATTGCACTCCTGAAAGCATCGGGTCTCGATGAGTCCCGCCTGGACATGGCATCGGGCTGGCTCCAGTCCAAGGGGTTGCTCGAGGTGAAGGACGAATCCGTCACTTCGCTTGTTTCACTTACCGAAACAGGAACGGAGTTTCTGGAAAAGGGCACGCCGGAGATGAGGATCATCAATGCCCTTCGTGAAGGAAAGCAGTTTACGGTCAAAGACATCATCCAGACCTGGGGTATGGATCCGTCCGAGGTGAGTTCTGCTGTTGGAGCGCTCAAGGAGGCTAAGGTTGTTCAAGTCGCCCAGGGTGGCGTTCTTGTCCTGGTCGTTGGGGCTGATATATCGGTTTACGAGTTTTTCACCGGTCTCATCATGACCGTGGCAGGAAAAGAACTGCGTGATCTGACCTCGTTCTCTGAAGGCCAGCAGGCGGCCCTCACTGCAAACTTCCACAAGCGCGGCAAGGGCAAGGGTATCTTCCGCATCAACGAAAAGAAGAACCGCACCTACGATCTTACGAACGATGGGCAGGAACTGCTCCGACTGATCAGGGAGCGCGGTGTCGTTGCCGAAGAGGCATCAATGCTCACTCCCGAGATGTTGAAGCTGAGGACCTGGAAAAACAAGAAATTCCGCGCCTACAACATCGCTCTCAATCCTCCCCGCCAGAGCATCGGCAGGAAACATCCCTATAAAGAGTTCCTCGATTTTGTGAAATACAAATTCGTCGGCATGGGGTTCGAGGAGATGCGCGGACCGCTTGTGGAGAACGAGTTCTGGGACATGGACGCATTGTACATGCCGCAGTTCCATCCAGCCCGGAATATTCACGATGTGTATTTTGTAAAAGAGCCCGTGGCATGCAGGGAGATCGAGGCACCATTCGGCAGGAACGTGGCAACTGCGCACAAGAACGGCGGCAAGACCGGCTCCACCGGATGGCGCTATCCCTTTGACATCGAACGGGCAAAGCGGCTGATCCTGAGGAGTCAGGGCACGGCAGTATCGGCGCGCACCCTCGCATCGGGACCGAAGGTCCCGGGTAAATATTTTTCCATCGCGCGCTGCTTCCGGTATGACTCCGTTGACGCCACGCATGCGCCCGACTTCTATCAGGTCGAGGGCATCGTGCTCGGCGAGGACATCAATTTCAAGGCGCTGCTCGGACTCTTGAAGCTCTTTGGCCAGGAGATCGCCAGGGCAGGGGAGTTCCAGTTCAGGCCGGCCTATTTCCCGTTCACCGAACCGTCTGTGGAACTGCATGTGAAGCACCCCGAACTCGGCTGGATGGAACTCGGCGGGGCGGGCATCTTCCGTCCCGAGGTCACCAGACCGCTCGGGGTGAACGTGCCGGTGATCGCCTGGGGCCTCGGCCTCGACCGCATGGCCATGGTGGCGCTCGGGATCAAGGACATCCGGGACCTGTTCTCCCGGGACCTGGATTTTATAAGAACGAAGAAGATACAATTGGGATGA
- the pheT gene encoding phenylalanine--tRNA ligase subunit beta, with product MPTIDIKKHDLDGLIGKKLSLEVLEKKLMLAKAELKEYNAETDDLKVELSDSNRPDLWSAEGIARQVRIALSGKPETYPFYKHGRKASREIRVAKGMKSVRPYIAACTAIGIHMNDDVLAQMIQSQDKLSEIFGRKRDTVSIGIYELDRIQFPVDYRLAGPSTVSFMPLGMEKKLTLAEILEQHPKGIAYGSIVKPFPQYPVLTDSLGRALSFPPIINSREIGEVKPNSKNVLIEVTGTDLRMTVLTLNILATSFYDRGADIEPVLVTYPYETGLGKRVTFPCDTSGTFTIPLATFSAGLGEDVSSADVKKYLSSYGHIVRAGRGTVSVIAPPYRDDIMHPMDLVEDYAISRGYESFKPIMPRQSTVGAISRIELLSDTIRGHMVGSGFQEIMSNILCSREELDYALQKGEKLIEVDNVMSLAYSVLRNRVIPSLLNVEAASSKAFYPHRTFEVGEVAVLDEKENMGSRTDLNLGAIISHPGANFSEMHSTLDILLYYLGQEYKLDPAEHPLFIQGRCGRVVVGGIELGYIGEVRPEVLERTQITMPCAAFEINLDRIRQR from the coding sequence ATGCCAACAATCGACATTAAAAAACACGACCTCGACGGACTCATCGGCAAAAAGCTCTCCCTCGAAGTTCTTGAGAAGAAGCTCATGCTTGCCAAGGCGGAACTGAAGGAGTACAACGCGGAGACCGACGATCTCAAGGTCGAGTTGTCGGACAGCAACCGGCCGGACCTCTGGTCGGCTGAAGGCATCGCGCGCCAGGTCCGCATCGCTTTGTCCGGAAAGCCCGAGACCTATCCCTTTTACAAGCATGGCAGGAAAGCCTCGCGGGAGATCAGGGTCGCGAAGGGAATGAAATCAGTGAGGCCGTACATCGCGGCCTGCACCGCGATCGGCATACACATGAACGACGACGTGCTGGCGCAGATGATCCAGAGTCAGGACAAGCTCTCGGAGATCTTCGGCCGGAAGCGAGATACGGTTTCGATCGGCATCTATGAGCTCGACCGCATTCAGTTTCCCGTGGATTACCGGCTCGCCGGGCCGTCCACTGTGTCATTCATGCCGCTCGGCATGGAAAAGAAACTTACGCTCGCCGAGATCCTCGAACAACATCCCAAGGGTATCGCCTACGGCAGTATCGTGAAACCCTTCCCGCAGTACCCGGTGCTGACGGACAGCCTGGGCAGGGCACTTTCCTTCCCCCCGATCATCAACAGCAGGGAAATCGGCGAGGTGAAACCGAATAGTAAAAACGTGCTGATCGAAGTGACCGGCACGGACCTGCGAATGACGGTGCTTACCCTGAATATCCTGGCAACGAGTTTTTACGACCGGGGAGCGGACATCGAGCCGGTGCTGGTGACCTATCCGTATGAAACCGGACTCGGGAAGCGCGTTACGTTTCCCTGTGATACCTCGGGAACGTTCACCATACCTCTTGCCACATTCTCTGCCGGGCTCGGAGAAGATGTTTCATCCGCTGATGTGAAAAAATATCTCAGTTCCTATGGCCACATCGTGAGAGCGGGACGCGGAACAGTTTCCGTGATCGCGCCGCCGTACCGCGACGATATCATGCATCCCATGGACCTGGTGGAAGACTATGCGATCAGCAGGGGATACGAATCCTTCAAACCGATCATGCCGCGGCAATCGACGGTCGGGGCTATCTCCCGGATCGAATTATTGTCCGATACCATCCGCGGCCACATGGTCGGCTCGGGTTTTCAGGAGATCATGTCGAATATTCTGTGTTCGAGGGAAGAACTTGATTACGCTTTGCAGAAGGGGGAAAAACTGATCGAGGTGGACAACGTGATGTCGCTTGCCTACTCGGTGCTCAGGAACCGGGTCATTCCGTCGCTGCTGAACGTGGAAGCGGCAAGCTCCAAAGCCTTCTATCCGCACCGGACGTTCGAAGTGGGCGAGGTCGCCGTGCTTGATGAGAAGGAGAACATGGGCTCGCGCACGGACCTGAATCTGGGCGCGATCATTTCTCACCCGGGAGCCAATTTCTCGGAGATGCATTCAACGCTCGATATTCTGCTTTACTACCTCGGTCAGGAATATAAACTGGATCCGGCGGAACATCCTCTCTTCATACAGGGACGCTGCGGCAGGGTGGTCGTGGGCGGGATTGAACTGGGTTATATCGGCGAAGTACGACCGGAAGTGCTTGAACGCACTCAGATCACCATGCCCTGCGCGGCCTTCGAGATCAATCTGGACCGGATACGACAACGGTAA
- a CDS encoding DUF3617 domain-containing protein codes for MKKTGAGLIAIIMVSLFLVTVAVAEPNMQEGMWEIKGEMKLEGLPFPMPPIPVSYTQCLTKKDMIPQKKEKNQDCKTIKNEIVGNTVSWVMQCKDKNGVTDSTGNITYKGNSFVGTVHTEMMEKKGSKSESTLQMSGKRTGDCK; via the coding sequence ATGAAAAAAACAGGTGCAGGTTTGATCGCGATCATCATGGTGTCGCTTTTTCTCGTGACCGTTGCTGTTGCGGAACCGAACATGCAGGAAGGAATGTGGGAAATCAAAGGTGAAATGAAGCTCGAAGGGCTGCCGTTTCCCATGCCTCCCATCCCGGTGTCGTATACCCAATGTCTTACCAAAAAGGACATGATCCCTCAGAAGAAGGAGAAGAACCAGGATTGTAAAACGATCAAGAATGAGATCGTTGGAAATACAGTGTCCTGGGTCATGCAGTGCAAGGATAAAAATGGCGTCACGGACAGTACGGGGAATATAACGTATAAAGGAAACAGTTTTGTCGGCACAGTCCATACTGAAATGATGGAAAAAAAGGGGTCTAAATCAGAGTCCACCTTGCAGATGTCCGGAAAACGTACCGGCGATTGCAAATAA
- the fabG gene encoding 3-oxoacyl-ACP reductase FabG: MHNQTNKTALIIGGSRGIGRAIALKLAKSGFSIWLTYKGNHEAAQKTKADIEASGSACELIPFDVSSFEETEAALGARLENLSPDVLVYNSGISRDNLLMWMTKDEWNSVLSTNLNGFFNVTRAVVFAMLKAKRGRIVVISSVSGQIGQAGQVNYSASKAGLIGAAKALAREVGKKNIVVNVVAPGFIETEMTEKIPKEQILPLIPLNRLGSTDDVAAVVNFLCTEEHMYIHGQVIGINGGLAM, encoded by the coding sequence ATGCATAATCAAACAAACAAAACGGCATTGATCATCGGCGGAAGCCGGGGGATAGGGCGTGCTATCGCGCTCAAGCTGGCAAAGTCCGGTTTCTCCATCTGGTTGACCTATAAAGGCAACCACGAGGCAGCGCAAAAAACGAAAGCAGATATAGAAGCATCGGGAAGTGCCTGCGAACTCATCCCGTTCGATGTCTCAAGTTTTGAAGAGACCGAAGCCGCCCTGGGCGCGCGCCTGGAAAACCTGTCACCCGATGTTCTCGTGTACAACTCGGGCATCTCCCGCGACAATCTCCTGATGTGGATGACCAAGGACGAATGGAACTCGGTCCTCTCCACAAACCTGAACGGGTTCTTCAATGTGACCCGTGCGGTGGTCTTCGCGATGCTGAAGGCGAAGCGTGGCCGCATCGTCGTGATTTCATCCGTATCGGGCCAGATCGGCCAGGCGGGCCAGGTCAATTATTCAGCCTCAAAAGCGGGCCTGATCGGCGCGGCCAAGGCGCTCGCGCGCGAGGTCGGGAAAAAGAACATAGTGGTGAATGTGGTTGCGCCGGGATTCATTGAAACGGAGATGACCGAAAAGATCCCGAAGGAACAGATCCTGCCGTTGATCCCGTTGAATCGACTGGGCAGCACTGATGATGTGGCCGCGGTCGTGAACTTCCTGTGCACGGAAGAGCATATGTATATTCATGGTCAGGTGATCGGCATCAACGGCGGACTGGCGATGTAG
- a CDS encoding NAD(P)/FAD-dependent oxidoreductase, giving the protein MKKYDDIVVGSGISGLTMTLLLAMSGHRVLLLEKAPHIGGSLARFSKRGISFDTGFHFTGGLHEGGILSDILMFLGIRDSIEPIYYSNTFKNQFVFEATGRSFELPSGIGNIKKQFKVYFPGETNAIDRYFEKMFSVCQRSPSLNIHENNITFPNLDEDYISLDAVLKDVTSDAQLRGLLSALAMCYGVRPDEMSFANHSRMMLSFYESFACVKDGGDAFVNAFQKKFKEYDVDIRCGCSITELADIRDTKVGRFILNTGEEIASDTCVFTIHPKEVLKVLPAKHFSKAFADRIGSFESSVGFFSVFATIKPGTRDPYPDAGVTSLFPIEDVNRLLDPLYKGDPAVVIIKPPGHDSAGKAVCILEPSHAEQVMPWNESRRGKRPGEYLDYKKQRIEAIMDHICRVYPAYRESLEIVDAASMLTFKEYLNSPDGSAYGIKQKMGQFNLIGKLPLHNLYAAGQSALLPGITGAMMSSLIVGRAVVGKEQYGRLLNRAL; this is encoded by the coding sequence ATGAAAAAATATGACGATATTGTGGTCGGGAGCGGCATCAGCGGACTGACCATGACCCTTCTGCTCGCGATGAGCGGACATCGCGTTCTGCTGCTCGAAAAAGCCCCGCATATCGGCGGTTCTCTTGCGCGATTTTCCAAGAGAGGAATCTCGTTCGATACGGGGTTCCATTTCACGGGCGGGCTTCATGAGGGCGGCATACTCTCCGATATCCTGATGTTCCTCGGGATCCGCGATTCCATCGAGCCGATTTACTATTCCAACACATTCAAAAATCAGTTTGTGTTCGAAGCGACCGGCAGGTCGTTCGAACTCCCCAGCGGGATCGGGAACATAAAGAAGCAATTCAAGGTTTACTTTCCCGGTGAGACGAACGCGATAGACCGGTACTTTGAAAAGATGTTTTCTGTCTGTCAACGAAGCCCGTCCCTCAATATTCATGAAAATAATATCACGTTTCCGAACCTGGACGAGGATTATATATCGCTTGACGCGGTCCTGAAGGATGTGACCTCGGATGCGCAACTGCGCGGCCTGCTGTCCGCGTTAGCCATGTGCTACGGTGTAAGGCCGGATGAGATGTCCTTTGCCAATCACAGCAGAATGATGCTCAGCTTTTACGAATCTTTTGCCTGTGTAAAAGACGGCGGCGATGCATTTGTCAATGCCTTTCAGAAAAAGTTCAAGGAATACGACGTGGATATCCGCTGTGGATGCTCTATCACGGAACTGGCGGATATCCGCGACACCAAGGTGGGCCGCTTTATCCTGAACACCGGCGAGGAAATTGCGTCGGATACGTGCGTATTCACGATCCACCCCAAGGAAGTATTAAAGGTCCTGCCCGCAAAACACTTCAGCAAGGCCTTTGCGGACCGCATCGGGTCGTTCGAATCATCGGTGGGTTTCTTCTCCGTTTTTGCAACGATCAAACCGGGGACCCGTGACCCGTATCCCGACGCCGGGGTCACGTCCCTTTTCCCGATCGAGGATGTGAACCGGCTGCTTGATCCTTTATACAAAGGGGATCCGGCTGTGGTAATCATCAAGCCTCCTGGTCATGACAGTGCAGGGAAAGCGGTCTGTATCCTCGAACCCTCGCACGCGGAACAGGTAATGCCCTGGAACGAGTCCCGGAGAGGGAAAAGGCCCGGGGAATACCTTGATTATAAAAAGCAGCGTATTGAAGCGATCATGGACCATATATGCAGGGTCTATCCCGCGTATCGGGAGAGTCTTGAAATCGTGGATGCGGCATCCATGTTGACCTTCAAAGAATACCTGAACAGTCCTGATGGCAGTGCCTACGGCATCAAGCAGAAGATGGGACAGTTCAATCTTATCGGGAAACTCCCGCTGCACAACCTGTATGCAGCGGGACAAAGTGCTCTCCTGCCGGGGATCACCGGCGCCATGATGTCATCACTCATTGTTGGCCGTGCGGTGGTGGGCAAAGAGCAGTACGGCAGGCTGCTGAACCGGGCATTATGA
- a CDS encoding beta-ketoacyl-[acyl-carrier-protein] synthase family protein has protein sequence MTLKRVVITGIGVVSPFGNGLPALMKGIEEGRSAVRRMEGWDQYIGLHSLVGATVDIKDEKRIPRQKRRSMGRMSIFAAQAADEAIADAGISLSGEDLWRVGCVIGSTMGSAKSINDAFETMLPNKDLSRLNSTMFFQCMSHTAAVNTAQYLGLNGTIMAPAAACASALHAIGTGYDLIRLGRQDVLLCGGAEELHPTVTGSFDILFATSTKYNDTPQITPRPFDKDRDGLVCGEGSGLLVLEDYERAVKRNAKIYAEIMGYSTTANGLHVSQSNRDSMVVCMQQALRDARVQSGEVDYINAHATATLQGDQEEAEAIGQVFGSAVPVSSLKGYIGHTLGASGAIELAASLAMMERGVIYPTLNLDAVSSECEGIHHVMQPLKKQIKTILKNGFAFGGINAALVCRKI, from the coding sequence ATGACATTAAAACGAGTCGTCATAACCGGGATCGGCGTGGTTTCGCCTTTCGGCAACGGCCTGCCTGCTCTCATGAAGGGCATCGAGGAAGGCCGGAGCGCGGTGCGGCGCATGGAAGGATGGGACCAGTACATCGGCCTGCACAGTCTCGTCGGGGCAACGGTGGATATCAAGGACGAGAAGCGAATTCCGAGACAGAAACGGCGTTCCATGGGACGCATGAGCATCTTCGCGGCACAGGCCGCTGATGAGGCCATCGCTGACGCGGGTATCTCCCTTTCCGGCGAAGACCTGTGGCGGGTCGGCTGCGTCATAGGTTCTACCATGGGGAGCGCGAAAAGCATCAACGACGCCTTTGAGACCATGCTGCCGAACAAGGACCTGAGCCGGCTGAACTCGACCATGTTCTTTCAGTGCATGTCTCATACGGCTGCGGTGAACACGGCCCAGTACCTGGGACTGAACGGCACGATCATGGCGCCGGCCGCGGCCTGTGCGTCCGCCCTCCATGCCATCGGCACGGGGTACGATCTGATCAGGCTTGGGAGACAGGACGTCCTGCTCTGCGGCGGGGCCGAGGAGCTTCACCCGACGGTAACCGGGTCGTTCGACATCCTGTTCGCGACGTCGACAAAATATAATGACACGCCGCAGATAACTCCGCGGCCGTTCGACAAGGACCGGGACGGCCTGGTCTGCGGGGAAGGGAGCGGTCTGCTGGTCCTCGAGGACTACGAACGGGCGGTCAAGCGGAACGCAAAGATCTACGCAGAGATAATGGGCTACAGCACCACGGCGAACGGTCTTCACGTAAGCCAGTCGAACCGGGACTCCATGGTCGTCTGTATGCAGCAGGCGCTCCGCGACGCCCGTGTTCAGTCCGGAGAGGTCGATTATATCAACGCCCATGCCACGGCCACCCTTCAGGGAGACCAGGAGGAAGCAGAGGCCATCGGGCAGGTCTTCGGATCAGCAGTTCCGGTCAGCAGTCTGAAGGGGTATATCGGTCATACGCTCGGCGCTTCGGGCGCCATCGAGCTGGCTGCCTCGCTTGCGATGATGGAGCGGGGCGTGATCTACCCGACGCTGAACCTTGACGCCGTCAGTTCGGAATGCGAAGGGATACATCACGTAATGCAGCCGCTTAAAAAACAGATTAAGACCATTTTGAAGAACGGATTCGCCTTCGGCGGGATCAACGCGGCGCTGGTGTGCAGGAAGATATAA
- a CDS encoding acyl carrier protein — protein sequence MIDQEIINKINKVFEESFEIEKERLVPEAHIFTDLGLDSLDIVDLVVALQNAFGVKIRNEEKVRDIRTLQDIYQFISSLKTEENKTSV from the coding sequence ATGATCGATCAGGAGATCATCAACAAGATCAATAAAGTGTTCGAGGAATCCTTTGAGATCGAGAAGGAGCGTCTTGTCCCCGAGGCGCATATCTTCACTGACCTGGGACTCGACAGCCTGGATATCGTCGACCTGGTGGTCGCGCTCCAGAACGCCTTTGGCGTCAAGATCAGGAACGAGGAAAAGGTCAGGGACATCCGGACGCTTCAGGACATCTACCAGTTCATATCCTCGCTGAAGACCGAGGAAAACAAAACGAGCGTTTAG
- a CDS encoding 1-acyl-sn-glycerol-3-phosphate acyltransferase — protein MLYRIKLFLLNLYFYTFFVLLSAIAIPALTLMVAISRIFLSHRLTMKRFRRAISWYGILITSIPYPIIKLRYEDLGKNGAEEPFIFVCNHRAASDAFLMCVLPHECVQIVNVWPFRIPVLGLYARFSGYLNIRMMSHEQFMAQATKLLSDGVSIIFFPEGTRSASRTMGSFHGAAFRLALESKASVVPLCITGNENIPPKGSLLLRPGTIRVRRLPAITWNEYKDLNAFAFKNRVWHIIDKELSVMENDS, from the coding sequence ATGTTGTATAGGATCAAACTGTTTCTTCTGAATCTGTATTTTTATACGTTCTTTGTATTATTATCCGCGATCGCGATCCCGGCGCTGACGCTGATGGTCGCGATCTCGAGGATTTTCCTGTCGCACCGTCTGACCATGAAACGGTTTCGCCGCGCCATCAGCTGGTATGGGATACTCATTACGTCGATCCCGTATCCGATTATCAAGCTCCGGTATGAGGATCTTGGGAAGAATGGAGCGGAAGAACCGTTCATCTTTGTCTGCAACCATCGTGCGGCATCTGACGCATTCCTCATGTGCGTCCTGCCGCATGAGTGCGTGCAGATCGTGAATGTCTGGCCCTTCAGGATACCCGTGCTCGGACTGTACGCGAGGTTTTCCGGATACCTGAATATCAGGATGATGTCCCACGAACAATTCATGGCGCAAGCGACGAAATTGCTGTCGGACGGCGTCTCGATCATCTTCTTTCCCGAGGGTACGCGTTCTGCGAGCAGGACTATGGGGAGTTTTCACGGCGCGGCGTTTCGTTTGGCGCTTGAGTCAAAGGCATCCGTGGTCCCGCTCTGCATCACCGGGAACGAAAATATCCCGCCCAAGGGGTCGCTGCTTCTGCGTCCCGGTACGATACGAGTACGCAGGTTGCCGGCCATTACCTGGAATGAGTATAAGGACCTGAATGCCTTCGCCTTCAAGAACAGGGTGTGGCATATCATCGATAAAGAGTTGTCCGTTATGGAGAACGATTCATGA